One segment of Limisphaerales bacterium DNA contains the following:
- a CDS encoding toxin-antitoxin system YwqK family antitoxin, whose translation MTTQSARAIKYAQLEWRNEQGESYEQWEEGCRAFQKGGAGPFTGRAVDLYDNGAVSLEGEFREGLAHGEEIWFFENGNRNSLVTYNDGQRNGPHQVWYETGELQIDVHYTRGHRDGVHTVFYESGQKRSEADFQNDQLNGAYTTWFEDGSKRSERIFEAGTELKRREWNAKGDQKPLKTWNADGSPR comes from the coding sequence GCGCAATGAACAGGGGGAATCCTATGAGCAATGGGAGGAGGGCTGCCGCGCTTTTCAAAAGGGTGGCGCCGGGCCATTCACCGGGCGTGCGGTGGATTTGTACGACAACGGCGCAGTGTCGCTGGAGGGCGAGTTTCGGGAAGGCTTGGCACACGGGGAGGAGATTTGGTTTTTTGAAAATGGCAATCGTAATTCGCTGGTGACCTACAATGACGGCCAGCGCAACGGGCCGCATCAGGTTTGGTATGAGACAGGTGAATTGCAGATTGATGTCCACTACACGCGCGGTCATCGCGACGGGGTGCACACGGTTTTTTATGAGAGCGGCCAGAAACGGTCCGAGGCGGATTTCCAAAACGATCAACTCAACGGTGCGTACACCACGTGGTTTGAGGATGGCAGCAAGCGTAGCGAACGCATCTTCGAAGCGGGCACTGAACTCAAGCGCCGCGAGTGGAACGCCAAAGGCGATCAGAAACCGCTCAAGACTTGGAATGCGGACGGTTCACCACGATAA
- a CDS encoding sel1 repeat family protein yields the protein MKTLLISTLLISLNAGAQNKPAPPAKPAPVNPAIAAAKAKFESVKAAAAQGDAATLHELGDLYYAGKGTSRNYAEAYKAYLAAAEKGHIISESTVGWMCRNGQGTARDYKKSMEWYTKAAEKGHVESQLGLAELYYNQVGLPARDYPAAYKWYLIADGLGSKVAKAFLPRMQQTVLKEPKVTAAEKASAEKAAADWLVAYSKK from the coding sequence ATGAAAACCCTTCTGATTTCCACCTTGTTGATTTCCCTTAATGCTGGGGCTCAAAATAAACCGGCGCCACCCGCAAAGCCCGCACCGGTGAATCCTGCCATTGCGGCAGCCAAGGCGAAGTTCGAATCCGTCAAAGCCGCAGCCGCGCAGGGAGATGCCGCCACCTTGCACGAGCTGGGTGATCTTTATTATGCCGGCAAAGGAACAAGCCGAAATTACGCTGAGGCGTACAAGGCGTATTTGGCCGCGGCGGAAAAAGGCCATATCATTTCAGAATCCACCGTGGGGTGGATGTGCCGCAACGGGCAGGGCACCGCGCGCGATTATAAAAAGTCGATGGAGTGGTACACCAAAGCCGCCGAAAAAGGTCATGTGGAGTCCCAACTTGGTTTGGCCGAGCTGTATTACAATCAAGTAGGCCTCCCCGCGCGCGATTACCCTGCTGCCTATAAATGGTATCTCATCGCCGATGGTTTGGGCAGCAAAGTTGCCAAGGCATTCCTGCCACGCATGCAGCAAACGGTACTCAAAGAGCCCAAGGTAACCGCTGCGGAAAAAGCCAGTGCCGAAAAAGCTGCAGCCGATTGGCTGGTCGCTTATTCCAAAAAATAA
- the tadA gene encoding Flp pilus assembly complex ATPase component TadA: MVVLANNSNASDDFESAAVKAVDELVGRAERAGASDVHLQMCGSGESGAQVSFRLDGLMAPVDEFSAAVAGRVFGRIKYLARLKTYQDSLPQDGRIAREEINAAHDVRVATYPTVTGEKIVLRFFPEAAQSLDELGYQSELRAVLETFLKSQSGLLLLTGPAGSGKTTTIYSCLRHLAQSGGRHIITVEDPVEQVLPGIMQTEVNEARGLTFATAARHLMRQDPQVLAIGEIRDEETARIAVRAALTGHLVISTLHAGSCSGVLERLLAMCPDRYAVAAALALVFNQRLVRRLCAACAGEGCGDCLETGYKNRLPVSEWARMDDALRAQVREHGASVFQPAEPLAEAGKVLLKENLTNAAELERVLGS, translated from the coding sequence ATGGTCGTTTTGGCGAACAACTCAAATGCTTCCGATGATTTCGAATCTGCCGCAGTCAAGGCAGTGGATGAATTGGTGGGGCGCGCGGAGCGGGCGGGGGCAAGCGATGTGCATTTGCAAATGTGTGGCTCGGGCGAATCGGGCGCGCAAGTGTCCTTCCGGCTCGATGGCTTGATGGCGCCGGTGGATGAGTTTTCAGCCGCCGTGGCGGGGCGCGTGTTTGGCCGCATCAAATATCTGGCGCGATTGAAAACCTATCAAGATTCCCTCCCGCAGGATGGTCGCATTGCGCGCGAAGAAATCAATGCCGCCCATGATGTTCGCGTGGCGACGTATCCCACCGTCACGGGCGAGAAAATTGTGCTGCGCTTTTTCCCGGAAGCCGCGCAGTCGCTTGATGAATTGGGTTATCAATCCGAGCTCCGCGCGGTGTTGGAAACTTTTTTGAAATCGCAATCCGGTTTGCTGCTCCTCACCGGCCCGGCAGGCAGCGGCAAGACCACCACCATTTATTCCTGCCTGCGTCACTTGGCCCAAAGTGGCGGCCGCCACATCATCACCGTGGAGGATCCCGTGGAGCAGGTGCTGCCGGGCATTATGCAAACCGAAGTGAACGAGGCGCGCGGCTTGACCTTCGCCACCGCTGCACGGCACTTGATGCGGCAGGATCCGCAAGTGCTGGCGATTGGCGAAATTCGCGATGAAGAAACCGCCCGCATCGCCGTGCGCGCGGCGCTCACCGGTCATCTTGTGATTTCCACGCTGCACGCAGGCTCGTGCTCCGGTGTGCTCGAGCGGTTGCTGGCGATGTGCCCGGATCGCTACGCCGTCGCAGCCGCATTGGCGTTGGTGTTTAATCAGCGGCTTGTCCGCCGTTTGTGCGCCGCGTGCGCGGGCGAAGGTTGCGGGGATTGTTTGGAGACGGGTTATAAAAACCGCTTGCCCGTTTCCGAGTGGGCGCGGATGGATGACGCATTGCGGGCGCAGGTGCGCGAGCACGGGGCATCCGTTTTTCAACCGGCCGAGCCATTAGCCGAAGCAGGAAAAGTTTTACTCAAAGAAAACCTCACCAACGCCGCAGAACTCGAGCGTGTTTTGGGTTCATAA
- a CDS encoding type II secretion system F family protein has protein sequence MPIQSDELAFANEQLAGMLKSGLPLEGSLRELAGSMERGPLRAELVALEKDLAAGTPLADALERRDLPRLYKKMLHVGAEANNLPSVLQWLADHYARAHTTWLRLKGLMVYPMLVLLTATALSFGVAWSMAEVLTVVPLGDFYGRGEEPVMYRFYQWAPPVALMSLTLIAVGLLASPGMRRNMVWRLPAFREASLARVAGAMAMLLRSGCTLGESLALVRELEADNAAGAELAEWSERLERGEGKPEEFAQPGKVFPPLFTWVLRSGGEDLAAGFERAADLYHARQTHRTDAFLFAALPMAVLALGLLIMVQVIPVMMAVTGMMDRLSA, from the coding sequence ATGCCAATCCAATCTGACGAACTCGCCTTTGCCAACGAACAACTGGCTGGGATGCTGAAGAGCGGTCTGCCGCTGGAGGGCAGCTTGCGCGAGCTGGCCGGTTCGATGGAGCGTGGCCCCTTGCGCGCGGAGTTGGTGGCGCTGGAAAAAGACCTCGCCGCCGGCACACCGCTGGCCGACGCGCTGGAACGCCGCGACCTGCCGCGCCTTTACAAAAAAATGCTGCACGTCGGCGCCGAGGCCAACAACCTCCCCTCCGTGCTGCAGTGGCTGGCCGATCACTACGCGCGCGCTCACACCACTTGGCTGCGGCTGAAGGGACTGATGGTGTATCCGATGCTGGTATTGCTCACCGCCACGGCGTTGTCGTTCGGCGTGGCTTGGAGTATGGCGGAAGTGTTGACGGTCGTGCCGCTGGGGGATTTTTATGGGAGAGGCGAAGAACCAGTGATGTACCGCTTTTATCAATGGGCACCGCCGGTGGCTTTGATGTCCTTGACTCTCATCGCAGTAGGATTGCTGGCATCGCCTGGGATGCGGCGGAATATGGTTTGGCGACTGCCGGCTTTTCGCGAAGCGAGCCTGGCGCGCGTGGCGGGTGCGATGGCGATGTTGCTGCGCAGCGGCTGTACGCTGGGCGAATCGCTGGCGTTGGTACGCGAATTGGAAGCAGACAACGCAGCGGGCGCGGAATTGGCCGAATGGAGCGAACGCCTCGAGCGCGGCGAAGGCAAGCCTGAGGAATTTGCTCAGCCCGGTAAGGTGTTTCCGCCACTCTTCACGTGGGTGCTGCGCAGCGGCGGTGAGGACTTGGCCGCCGGCTTCGAGCGTGCGGCGGATTTGTATCACGCCCGCCAGACGCATCGTACGGATGCCTTTTTGTTTGCCGCGCTCCCAATGGCTGTTCTCGCGTTGGGACTTTTAATTATGGTGCAGGTAATTCCAGTGATGATGGCCGTCACGGGAATGATGGATCGGCTTAGCGCTTAA